From the Streptomyces pluripotens genome, one window contains:
- a CDS encoding FtsK/SpoIIIE domain-containing protein: MTGSPFGLALLAVVVLGGLGLLGWAGYCFARWYRADAETRVSLRQARRMRWGWKRLAPMLGLAVKDATPTVLQQYGPQEQSPKPRALVPRLHTRADAFGVTVTADALPQVGLSAWQDASEGLCDAWGMRRIRISQPKPGVIVARGFRREPLKAVIRSPLLGPDGSPVCRPGQFVSTDDVLLGWDEDGTPIVLNLAYSAHALVAGVTRSGKSITVNTLLAYASLMRDVRLIVIDPNLGAVAPWWRTAYKVSDAIHPDEPTEILRWVREEMQRRERLFWSGRTDRITDFSRELPLLLVVIDEVANYTRHPDRKARERFEAELLAIASQGAKFGIRLWLLTQKPSADVLTTAVRTNLSARICHRVDTVEDFLHLFPDGRELDITAADRTMPQGVSIASVGDMCTPVRLRSVYLPTEACWQINDLMCAEGLKVRELPDRVDLDKVA; this comes from the coding sequence ATGACCGGCAGCCCCTTCGGGCTCGCGCTCCTGGCCGTGGTCGTCCTCGGCGGGCTCGGGCTGCTGGGCTGGGCCGGGTACTGCTTCGCCCGCTGGTACCGGGCCGATGCCGAGACCCGGGTCAGTCTGCGGCAGGCGCGGCGGATGCGTTGGGGTTGGAAGCGGCTCGCCCCGATGCTGGGCCTGGCCGTCAAGGACGCCACCCCGACCGTGCTCCAGCAGTACGGCCCGCAGGAGCAATCACCGAAGCCGCGCGCGCTGGTGCCGCGCCTGCACACCCGCGCCGATGCCTTCGGCGTCACCGTCACTGCCGATGCCCTGCCGCAGGTGGGGCTCAGCGCCTGGCAGGACGCCAGCGAGGGCTTGTGCGACGCCTGGGGCATGCGGCGCATCCGCATCAGTCAGCCCAAGCCCGGAGTGATCGTCGCGCGCGGCTTCCGGCGTGAGCCGTTGAAGGCGGTGATCCGCTCGCCGCTCCTCGGTCCGGACGGCTCCCCGGTCTGCCGGCCGGGGCAGTTCGTCTCCACCGATGATGTGCTGCTCGGCTGGGACGAGGACGGCACCCCCATCGTGCTCAACCTCGCGTACTCCGCGCACGCCCTCGTCGCCGGCGTCACCCGCTCCGGCAAGTCGATCACCGTCAACACCCTGCTCGCCTACGCCTCGCTCATGCGGGACGTGCGTCTGATCGTGATCGACCCCAACCTCGGTGCGGTCGCGCCCTGGTGGCGTACCGCCTACAAGGTCTCCGACGCCATCCACCCCGACGAGCCGACCGAGATCCTGCGCTGGGTGCGCGAGGAGATGCAGCGCCGGGAGCGGCTGTTCTGGTCCGGCCGTACCGACCGCATCACCGACTTCAGTCGCGAGCTGCCGCTTCTGTTGGTGGTGATCGACGAGGTGGCGAACTACACCCGGCACCCGGACCGCAAGGCCCGCGAACGCTTCGAGGCCGAGCTGCTGGCCATCGCCAGCCAGGGCGCCAAGTTCGGTATCCGGCTGTGGCTGCTCACTCAGAAGCCCTCCGCCGACGTGCTCACCACCGCCGTACGAACCAACCTGTCCGCCCGGATCTGCCACCGCGTCGACACCGTCGAGGACTTCCTGCACCTCTTCCCCGACGGCCGGGAACTGGACATCACCGCCGCCGACCGCACCATGCCCCAGGGCGTCTCGATCGCCTCCGTCGGCGACATGTGCACCCCCGTCCGGCTGCGCTCGGTCTACCTGCCCACCGAAGCCTGCTGGCAGATCAACGACCTGATGTGCGCCGAAGGGCTCAAGGTCCGCGAGCTGCCCGACCGCGTCGACCTGGACAAGGTCGCGTGA
- a CDS encoding helix-turn-helix domain-containing protein, which translates to MAAGGWTYAALAQQVEVDPKSVERWVNLGRIPRRATALQAAKALGEDVHALWPALRQARPARAISPELVALYEQRADIPVSTFTDLMAQARERIDILVYAAVFLHEAYPRLNELLTERAAEGCTVRIAIGDADSDTVQARGQEERFGHGIESRCRLALMHYRPLASTPGIEVRTHETTLYNSLYRADDQQLVNAHVWGVNAYAAPLWHLRRHEAGGMFDTYAESFDAVWTTATPVREEG; encoded by the coding sequence ATGGCGGCGGGAGGCTGGACGTACGCCGCACTCGCTCAGCAGGTCGAGGTCGACCCCAAGTCGGTCGAGCGCTGGGTGAACCTCGGGCGTATCCCACGTCGTGCCACCGCCCTCCAGGCGGCCAAGGCCCTGGGAGAAGACGTGCACGCACTCTGGCCGGCGCTCCGCCAGGCCCGCCCCGCCCGCGCCATCAGCCCCGAACTGGTGGCGCTTTACGAGCAGCGGGCCGACATCCCCGTCTCGACGTTCACCGACCTGATGGCCCAGGCCCGGGAACGGATCGACATCCTCGTCTACGCGGCCGTCTTCCTCCACGAGGCGTACCCGCGGCTGAACGAACTCCTCACCGAACGCGCCGCCGAAGGCTGCACCGTCCGCATCGCGATCGGGGACGCCGACAGCGACACCGTCCAAGCCCGCGGCCAGGAGGAGCGGTTCGGCCACGGCATCGAATCACGCTGCCGCCTCGCGCTCATGCACTACAGACCCCTCGCCAGCACCCCGGGCATCGAAGTCCGCACCCACGAAACCACGCTCTACAACTCCCTCTACCGCGCTGACGACCAGCAACTCGTCAACGCCCATGTCTGGGGCGTCAACGCGTACGCCGCCCCCTTGTGGCATCTTCGCCGACACGAGGCAGGCGGCATGTTCGACACCTATGCCGAGAGCTTCGACGCCGTGTGGACGACAGCAACCCCCGTACGAGAGGAAGGCTGA
- a CDS encoding tyrosine-type recombinase/integrase translates to MATPRDIPGSRRTRANGDGTVYQRKDSRWEAAGYVLAPGNTRRRVRVYGTTRKEALAKPTEKIANSNRGLPVPSAQGTVGAYLTYWLENVAVHHLRETTHTRYTACVHRYLIPGLGKKKLAKLTAKDVRTWLNQLRTTCQCCTRGLDTARDQPRCCAAGQCCHKLLSPLTLAYIHSVLKSALEHAVREEEIPRNVARNVRTRTPRPHRFNPLTTNEARRFLTAAQGHRLAALFELALRTGLRKGELLGLRWDDLGLDSGTATIRRTLQRTRTNGLTTLPTKTISSERRIALPASCLASLRAHWARQAREKERAGADWQGSGYVFTRPDGHPIEPATLTRHFDVLLRDARLRPIRFHDLRHSTATLLLEQGVELVVIKELLGHAHIGVTATVYAHVRLRLQRQAIDALSAALNDPSEGFADG, encoded by the coding sequence ATGGCCACGCCCCGAGACATTCCCGGCTCCCGCCGTACCCGCGCCAACGGTGACGGAACCGTCTACCAGCGCAAGGACAGCCGCTGGGAAGCCGCCGGATACGTCCTCGCCCCCGGCAACACCCGCCGCCGTGTTCGCGTCTACGGCACCACCCGGAAGGAGGCCCTGGCCAAGCCCACCGAGAAGATCGCCAACAGCAACCGCGGCCTCCCCGTCCCCTCCGCACAGGGCACCGTCGGCGCATACCTGACCTACTGGCTGGAGAACGTCGCCGTCCACCACCTCCGCGAAACCACCCACACCCGCTACACCGCCTGCGTCCACCGCTACCTCATCCCGGGCCTGGGCAAGAAGAAGCTCGCCAAGCTCACCGCCAAGGACGTCCGCACCTGGCTCAACCAGCTCCGCACCACCTGCCAGTGCTGCACACGCGGCCTCGACACCGCCCGCGACCAGCCCCGCTGCTGCGCCGCCGGCCAGTGCTGCCACAAGCTGCTCTCCCCGCTGACGCTCGCCTACATCCACTCCGTGCTGAAATCCGCCCTGGAGCACGCCGTGCGCGAGGAAGAGATCCCGCGCAACGTCGCCCGCAACGTCCGCACCAGGACACCACGCCCCCACCGCTTCAACCCCCTCACCACCAACGAAGCCCGCCGCTTCCTCACCGCCGCCCAAGGGCACCGGCTCGCCGCCCTGTTCGAGCTCGCCCTGCGCACTGGCCTGCGGAAGGGCGAACTCCTCGGCCTGCGCTGGGACGACCTCGGCCTCGACAGCGGCACTGCCACCATCCGCCGCACCCTTCAACGCACCCGCACCAACGGCCTGACCACGCTCCCCACCAAGACCATCAGCTCCGAGCGCCGCATCGCTCTGCCGGCATCCTGCCTCGCCTCCCTCCGCGCGCACTGGGCCCGGCAGGCGCGAGAGAAGGAGCGGGCGGGCGCAGACTGGCAGGGCAGCGGGTACGTCTTCACCCGGCCCGATGGGCACCCGATCGAACCCGCCACCCTCACCCGACACTTCGACGTCCTGCTCCGCGACGCCCGCCTGCGGCCGATCCGGTTTCACGACCTCCGCCACTCGACCGCGACACTCCTCCTGGAACAGGGCGTCGAACTGGTTGTGATCAAGGAGCTACTTGGTCATGCCCACATCGGTGTCACCGCAACGGTGTACGCCCACGTTCGCCTCCGCCTCCAGCGTCAAGCGATCGACGCCCTCAGCGCAGCTTTGAACGACCCGTCAGAAGGCTTCGCAGACGGATGA
- a CDS encoding GntR family transcriptional regulator, with translation MPSPKTFTKIADHFRERILSGELEPGAKLPTNREIAGQWQAAAATVSRALQALQVENFIRTTPRGTYVADDPRWTLSARDRLARVQRVKSFLAEGETSRVTAAELIIPPLYVAEIFDLEPGDQVVRREWLAGRGKTRTVFAVTWYPAPFAALVPDLLNTAPGRNHGLSARVLEATGRTITHARDDMHARPADAREASALGLPVGSPILAGAHRWSDAEGIIEYGEWCLPPRFTIGYEYQP, from the coding sequence ATGCCCAGTCCCAAGACGTTCACGAAGATCGCGGATCACTTCCGGGAGCGCATCCTGTCCGGAGAGCTTGAGCCCGGCGCCAAGCTGCCGACCAACCGGGAGATCGCCGGGCAATGGCAGGCCGCGGCCGCCACCGTCTCCCGCGCCTTGCAGGCTCTCCAGGTGGAGAACTTCATCCGCACCACCCCCCGGGGCACCTACGTCGCCGATGACCCGCGCTGGACGCTGTCGGCGCGGGACCGGCTGGCCCGGGTCCAGCGGGTGAAGTCGTTCCTGGCCGAGGGTGAGACGAGCCGGGTGACGGCCGCCGAGCTGATCATCCCGCCGCTGTACGTGGCAGAGATCTTCGACCTGGAGCCCGGGGATCAGGTGGTGCGGCGCGAGTGGCTGGCAGGCCGGGGCAAGACCCGGACCGTGTTCGCCGTGACCTGGTACCCGGCCCCGTTCGCCGCCCTCGTACCCGACCTGCTGAACACCGCCCCGGGCCGCAACCACGGATTGTCCGCCCGGGTCCTGGAAGCCACCGGGCGCACGATCACCCACGCCCGCGACGACATGCACGCCCGTCCCGCCGACGCCCGCGAGGCGAGCGCGCTCGGTCTGCCAGTCGGCTCCCCGATCCTGGCCGGCGCCCACCGCTGGTCGGACGCGGAAGGGATCATCGAGTACGGGGAATGGTGCCTGCCGCCTCGATTCACCATCGGCTACGAGTACCAGCCCTGA
- a CDS encoding NUDIX domain-containing protein codes for MARTEYYGDPNAPKPNSMVVAASAVVTDDHGRILLQRRRDNDLWALPGGGMDLTDSLPGTAVREVKEETGLDVEITGLVGTYTDPKHIIAYTDGEVRRQFNVCFTARITGGQLAISDESTELRFVPPEEIEQLPMHHTQQLRLQHFLEQREKPYLG; via the coding sequence GTGGCCCGTACCGAGTACTACGGCGACCCGAACGCGCCCAAGCCGAACAGCATGGTCGTCGCCGCCTCCGCCGTCGTCACCGACGATCACGGGCGCATCCTCCTCCAGCGCCGCCGCGACAACGACCTATGGGCCCTGCCCGGAGGCGGAATGGACCTCACCGACTCCCTGCCAGGCACGGCCGTCCGCGAGGTCAAGGAAGAGACCGGCCTGGACGTCGAGATCACCGGCCTGGTCGGCACCTACACCGACCCGAAACACATCATCGCCTACACCGACGGCGAGGTCCGCCGCCAGTTCAACGTCTGCTTCACCGCCCGCATCACCGGCGGCCAGCTGGCAATCTCTGACGAGTCCACCGAGCTCCGGTTCGTGCCGCCGGAAGAGATCGAGCAGCTACCGATGCACCACACCCAACAGCTCAGGCTCCAGCACTTCCTGGAACAGCGCGAGAAGCCGTACCTGGGCTGA
- a CDS encoding GntR family transcriptional regulator, translating to MAAADEARLTFERIADDLRQQIRDGGLRPGQLLPTQSQLMQTYKASSLTVQKAIRLLRNEGWVIARQGRGTFVTRSADFEDAFEKVAGDLTQQIYSGTLAPGSRLPAREVLAEHYAVPLNVVTNAIALLAGNFLLRYLGELPGDEVYVRDWDDHGFATQLTHGRLVRKIRDGSLARGATVTVDEVVDAIGGDPESADQALTFLALEGRMKKVHQRNGSMAYVVVGGEFGTEVPVAVQPVDEPDEASTAPPNEFPAAAGVADLAYKLERALERIEELEERVERLEGRDTN from the coding sequence ATGGCTGCTGCTGACGAAGCGCGCTTGACGTTCGAGCGCATCGCGGACGACCTCCGGCAGCAGATCCGGGACGGAGGACTGCGGCCCGGCCAGCTCCTGCCGACCCAGAGCCAGCTCATGCAGACCTACAAGGCGTCGAGCCTGACCGTGCAGAAGGCGATCCGGCTGCTCAGGAACGAGGGCTGGGTCATCGCCCGCCAGGGGCGTGGCACATTCGTCACGCGCTCGGCCGACTTCGAGGACGCCTTCGAGAAGGTCGCCGGCGATCTCACACAGCAGATCTACTCCGGCACTCTGGCTCCCGGCTCCCGGCTCCCGGCCCGCGAGGTCCTGGCGGAGCACTATGCGGTGCCGCTCAACGTGGTCACCAATGCCATCGCCCTGCTGGCCGGTAACTTCCTCCTGCGTTACCTCGGTGAGCTGCCCGGCGACGAGGTCTACGTACGCGACTGGGACGACCACGGCTTCGCCACCCAGCTCACCCACGGCCGCCTGGTCCGCAAGATCAGAGACGGATCACTGGCCAGGGGCGCCACGGTCACCGTGGACGAGGTGGTCGACGCGATCGGCGGCGACCCGGAATCCGCAGACCAGGCCCTGACCTTCCTCGCCCTGGAGGGCAGGATGAAGAAGGTCCATCAGCGCAACGGCTCGATGGCGTACGTCGTCGTGGGGGGCGAGTTCGGCACAGAGGTACCGGTCGCGGTGCAGCCGGTGGACGAGCCGGACGAAGCGTCGACTGCCCCGCCGAACGAGTTCCCGGCGGCGGCCGGAGTGGCGGATCTCGCCTACAAGCTGGAACGCGCCCTGGAGCGCATCGAGGAGCTGGAGGAGCGCGTCGAACGCCTCGAAGGCCGCGACACCAACTGA
- a CDS encoding replication initiator, with the protein MPPHDPTTTIPRPELATAALPTFTGYRDLLGLVRQLSSLGGCSQPVRLEGQRIDVDAFTGEILRELKSKELPAGHLLVRCGNRRATRCPSCAELYRQDTYQLIAAGLRGGKNIPDQVATHPRVFATLTAPSYGPVHGRRVGGSARCRCGRTHAKGDPLLGTALDPERYDYTGAVLWNAHAPALWARFMLHLRRTIAAVAGVPQRLLSKVVRVSYAKVAEYQQRGLIHFHAVIRLDGPAGPAGPYTPPPAWATPDLLADAIRISATRARIDGPEVNGRARAFVFGEQIDTRVIRSMAFQGGTTITEGKVAGYVAKYATKGTEAATGTLDHRLKRITDLWFESVPEHAARMIRTAWALGARDDLKHLNLRKWAHMLGFRGHFSTKTRAYSTTLGALRAARAAWQRRHTPPPSPTTLVLAHWAYDGAGLTPDLERLAALIGGGPTREQEVTTSA; encoded by the coding sequence ATGCCACCGCACGACCCGACCACCACAATCCCCCGCCCCGAACTCGCCACGGCCGCGCTGCCCACGTTCACCGGGTACCGGGACCTGCTCGGCCTGGTACGGCAGCTGTCCTCCCTGGGTGGCTGCTCCCAGCCGGTCCGCCTCGAAGGCCAGCGCATCGATGTCGACGCCTTCACCGGCGAGATCCTGCGCGAACTGAAGTCCAAGGAGCTGCCCGCCGGGCACCTGCTGGTCCGCTGCGGCAACCGCCGCGCCACCCGCTGCCCCTCCTGCGCCGAGCTCTACCGTCAGGACACCTACCAGCTCATCGCCGCCGGCCTGCGCGGTGGCAAGAACATCCCCGACCAGGTCGCCACCCACCCCCGCGTCTTCGCCACCCTCACCGCGCCCTCGTACGGCCCGGTCCACGGGCGACGCGTGGGCGGCTCCGCCCGCTGCCGTTGCGGACGCACTCACGCCAAGGGCGACCCGCTCCTCGGCACCGCGCTCGACCCGGAGCGCTACGACTACACCGGCGCCGTGCTGTGGAACGCCCATGCCCCGGCCCTGTGGGCCCGCTTCATGCTCCACCTGCGTCGCACCATCGCCGCCGTTGCAGGTGTCCCTCAGCGGCTGCTCTCCAAGGTCGTCCGGGTCTCGTACGCCAAGGTCGCCGAGTACCAGCAGCGCGGCTTGATCCACTTCCACGCCGTGATCCGCCTCGACGGCCCCGCTGGCCCCGCTGGCCCCTACACCCCGCCGCCCGCCTGGGCCACACCCGACCTGCTGGCCGATGCCATTCGGATCTCGGCCACCCGCGCCCGCATCGACGGGCCGGAGGTCAACGGCCGGGCCCGCGCCTTCGTCTTCGGCGAGCAGATCGACACCAGGGTCATCCGGTCCATGGCCTTCCAGGGCGGGACCACGATCACCGAGGGCAAGGTCGCCGGATACGTCGCCAAGTACGCCACCAAGGGCACCGAAGCCGCGACCGGCACCCTCGACCACCGCCTGAAGAGGATCACCGACCTCTGGTTCGAGTCCGTACCCGAGCACGCCGCCCGCATGATCCGCACCGCCTGGGCCCTCGGCGCCCGCGACGACCTCAAGCACCTGAACCTGCGCAAGTGGGCCCACATGCTCGGATTCCGCGGCCACTTCTCCACCAAGACCCGTGCCTACTCCACCACCCTCGGCGCCCTCCGGGCCGCCCGAGCCGCCTGGCAACGCCGCCACACCCCTCCGCCCTCACCGACCACCCTCGTCCTCGCCCACTGGGCCTACGACGGCGCTGGCCTCACCCCCGACCTCGAACGCCTCGCCGCCCTCATCGGCGGCGGCCCGACGCGCGAGCAGGAGGTGACAACCAGTGCGTGA
- a CDS encoding tyrosine-type recombinase/integrase gives MTAPKCKKARANGEGTIYQRQDGRWEAAGYVLAADSSRKRVRVYGSTRREAADKLAEKIADSNRGLPVATADSTVGDYLTYWLGSVAVHRLRENTHTRYAACVRLHLIPGLGAKKVARLTAKDVRTFLDRLRTTCQCCTQGLDTERKKCCTIGECCQKRLSPLTVTYVHSVLKSALEHAVREDELPRNVARNVKAATPRPRRFRPLTATEARQFLDAARTDRLHALYELALRTGLRKGELLGLLWEDLDLTTGTASIRRSLQRTRTGGLTHLPTKTRASERRIALPTECLHSLKEHKQQQDTERGTVGSAWQDSGLVFTTPTGRPLDPANLTRRFRSFLDRAGLRRVRFHDLRHSTATLLLEQGVDLVVIKELLGHAHIGVTAGVYAHVRLRLQRQAIDALGNALSPTDNDPDDPPCAPVVR, from the coding sequence ATGACCGCCCCCAAGTGCAAGAAAGCCCGCGCCAACGGCGAAGGCACCATCTACCAGCGCCAGGACGGCCGCTGGGAAGCCGCCGGCTACGTCCTCGCCGCCGACAGCAGCCGCAAACGCGTCCGCGTCTACGGCAGCACCCGGAGAGAAGCCGCCGACAAACTCGCCGAGAAGATCGCCGACAGCAACCGCGGCCTCCCTGTCGCCACCGCCGACAGCACCGTCGGCGACTACCTCACCTACTGGCTCGGCAGCGTCGCCGTCCACCGGCTTCGGGAGAACACCCACACCCGCTACGCCGCCTGCGTCCGCCTCCACCTCATACCGGGCCTCGGCGCCAAGAAGGTCGCCCGCCTCACGGCCAAGGACGTCCGCACCTTCCTCGACCGGCTCCGCACCACCTGCCAGTGCTGTACCCAGGGCCTGGACACCGAACGAAAGAAGTGCTGCACGATCGGCGAGTGCTGCCAGAAACGACTGTCCCCCTTGACCGTGACCTACGTGCACTCGGTGCTCAAGTCGGCTCTGGAACACGCCGTCCGCGAGGACGAGCTGCCGCGCAACGTCGCCCGGAACGTCAAAGCCGCCACGCCCCGGCCCAGGCGCTTCCGGCCTCTGACTGCGACGGAAGCTCGTCAGTTCCTCGACGCCGCCCGCACGGACCGGCTCCACGCGCTGTACGAACTCGCGCTGCGCACCGGACTCCGCAAGGGCGAACTCCTGGGCCTCCTCTGGGAAGACCTCGACCTCACCACCGGAACGGCCAGCATCCGCCGCTCGCTCCAGCGCACCCGCACCGGCGGCCTCACGCATCTGCCCACCAAGACCCGGGCGTCTGAGCGCCGTATCGCGCTCCCGACCGAATGCCTCCACTCCCTCAAGGAGCACAAACAGCAGCAGGACACTGAGCGCGGGACCGTAGGGTCAGCCTGGCAGGACAGCGGCCTCGTCTTCACCACCCCTACCGGCCGGCCTCTCGACCCGGCCAACCTCACCCGCCGCTTCCGCAGCTTCCTCGACCGGGCCGGCCTCCGACGCGTCCGCTTCCACGACCTCCGGCACTCGACCGCCACCCTGCTCCTGGAACAGGGGGTCGACCTTGTCGTGATCAAGGAACTCCTCGGCCACGCCCACATCGGCGTCACCGCTGGCGTCTACGCCCACGTCCGACTCCGCCTCCAACGCCAAGCCATCGACGCCCTCGGCAACGCCCTCAGCCCGACGGACAACGACCCCGACGACCCGCCCTGCGCACCCGTCGTCCGCTGA
- a CDS encoding helix-turn-helix domain-containing protein: MRDDELLTVPEAMARLKIGRSALYDLLRTRRLASLTIGRARRIPAHALADYVQHHLEEAAR; this comes from the coding sequence GTGCGTGATGACGAACTCCTCACCGTCCCCGAGGCGATGGCCCGTCTCAAGATCGGCCGCTCCGCCCTGTACGACCTCCTACGCACCCGCCGCCTGGCCTCCCTGACCATCGGCCGCGCCCGCCGCATCCCCGCCCACGCCCTCGCTGACTACGTTCAGCACCACCTGGAAGAGGCCGCCCGATGA
- a CDS encoding helix-turn-helix domain-containing protein — MASPPPTVLHAEAAPVLDLLTVPQVMDRLQLGRSAVYDLLRTRQLASITLGRARRIPSHSLTDFIRTRLEQEAA; from the coding sequence ATGGCCTCGCCCCCGCCCACCGTCCTCCACGCGGAGGCGGCACCGGTGCTGGATCTGCTCACGGTGCCCCAGGTCATGGACCGCCTCCAGCTCGGCCGCTCCGCCGTCTACGACCTGCTCCGCACCCGACAGCTCGCCTCGATCACCCTCGGCCGCGCCCGCCGCATCCCCTCCCACTCCCTCACCGACTTCATCCGCACCCGACTCGAACAGGAAGCTGCCTGA